A genome region from Chitinophagales bacterium includes the following:
- a CDS encoding SAM-dependent methyltransferase — protein MSKLILIPTPIVEDSLSDITECTKLAIAPIRHFVVENLRTARRVLRKYGFQANFDTEVQFFEYDKHAEHFSLSEVEQWFQQGHSIGLMSEAGMPCIADPGNEVVKLAHRNSVKVEVLSGPSSILLALVASGLNGQNFAFNGYLPIDLLEKSKKLKSLELRIINESQTQLFMETPYRNQSLFELILKTCSPNLLLGIAANIGGEPSILQTKKISEWRVASPPQLHKLPTIFSLGN, from the coding sequence GTGTCAAAGCTAATTTTAATTCCTACACCTATAGTGGAGGATTCTCTTTCTGATATTACAGAATGCACAAAACTCGCCATTGCTCCAATTCGTCATTTCGTAGTAGAAAATTTAAGAACAGCTCGTCGTGTTTTACGGAAATATGGTTTCCAAGCTAATTTTGATACTGAAGTCCAATTTTTTGAATATGATAAGCATGCAGAACATTTTTCTTTATCTGAGGTCGAACAATGGTTTCAACAAGGTCATAGCATAGGATTAATGTCTGAGGCTGGTATGCCATGTATTGCTGACCCAGGAAACGAAGTGGTGAAATTGGCACATAGAAATAGTGTGAAGGTCGAAGTTTTATCTGGTCCTTCTAGCATATTGCTTGCTCTAGTGGCAAGTGGGTTAAATGGTCAAAATTTTGCATTCAATGGATATTTGCCGATAGATTTATTAGAGAAATCTAAAAAGCTTAAATCTTTAGAGTTGCGGATTATTAACGAAAGTCAGACACAGTTATTTATGGAAACTCCATATAGAAACCAAAGTTTGTTTGAACTTATACTTAAGACTTGTTCGCCTAACTTATTACTAGGTATTGCAGCTAACATTGGTGGAGAACCTAGTATTCTCCAAACAAAGAAAATAAGCGAGTGGAGAGTTGCATCGCCTCCTCAGTTGCATAAACTACCGACTATATTTTCTTTAGGTAATTAA
- the sppA gene encoding signal peptide peptidase SppA: protein MRNFLKTMLAVIFGNIIFFGIFFFLMIGLIAGIAMSAKNGKEKVKGDHILTLNIRSGLSDLSQDKSFEFGMSQGNQSAISIYDIIDGIKKAKEDKTIKALWLQMNYNEELSYAQIDLLRQAISEFKSSKKPVVAYGETISQKMYYLGSIADKVMVNPQGALDVRGFAAQLTFFKKTLEKLEIKPQIFYAGKFKSATEPFRLEKMSEENKMQMKELLSDISNTVLANIASDRKLSVDVLNLAINEMRTSMPEDAMNAGLIDKITYLDEAEGELKKLLKLGDKAELKKMTMSSFLEDKFPSIGSKGIAVYVAEGDIIDGKAEEGSIGSENMVKDIRAMTENEDIKAVVLRVNSPGGSALASDVILRELELLRKKKPLVVSMGNVAASGGYYIASGAEKIFAEKNTITGSIGVFGIIPNIGQMMENKLGVTFDEVELHEHAAMGIHKNFDPLEATKIQQAIDKIYISFKSVVAKGRKMNVDSVETIAQGRVWSGIRAKELKLVDEIGGLKEAISYIAKSNNIDETDYYFYNKRKSEFAMLMEEFSGEDTRSSIEEKYLKSKLGSYAKYYDMLKSFESIRGAQMRMVYQINGL, encoded by the coding sequence ATGAGAAATTTTTTAAAGACGATGTTGGCAGTGATTTTTGGGAATATAATATTTTTTGGAATATTTTTCTTCTTGATGATTGGACTAATTGCTGGCATAGCTATGAGTGCTAAAAATGGCAAGGAGAAAGTAAAAGGTGACCACATTCTTACATTGAATATTCGAAGTGGATTGTCTGATTTATCGCAGGATAAAAGCTTTGAATTCGGTATGAGTCAGGGAAATCAAAGTGCTATTAGTATATACGATATAATCGATGGAATAAAAAAGGCAAAAGAGGATAAAACCATCAAAGCATTATGGCTTCAGATGAATTATAACGAAGAGTTGTCCTATGCTCAAATCGATTTATTACGACAAGCTATTTCAGAATTTAAGTCAAGCAAAAAACCTGTTGTGGCATATGGCGAAACCATTTCGCAAAAAATGTACTATTTAGGCAGCATAGCAGACAAAGTTATGGTCAATCCTCAAGGAGCCCTTGATGTACGAGGTTTTGCAGCGCAGTTGACATTTTTCAAAAAGACTTTAGAAAAGTTAGAAATAAAGCCACAAATTTTTTATGCTGGAAAATTTAAGAGCGCAACAGAGCCTTTTCGTCTAGAGAAAATGAGTGAAGAGAATAAGATGCAAATGAAAGAATTATTGTCCGATATTTCCAATACAGTGCTCGCGAATATAGCCTCTGATAGAAAATTAAGTGTGGATGTATTAAATCTGGCAATAAATGAAATGCGCACGTCGATGCCTGAGGATGCCATGAACGCTGGCTTGATAGATAAAATAACTTATCTCGATGAAGCAGAAGGAGAATTGAAAAAGTTATTAAAACTCGGAGATAAAGCAGAATTGAAAAAAATGACTATGTCGAGCTTCTTAGAAGATAAATTTCCATCCATAGGAAGTAAAGGCATAGCAGTATACGTCGCTGAAGGTGATATTATAGACGGCAAAGCAGAAGAAGGTAGCATAGGTTCTGAGAATATGGTCAAAGATATCCGAGCAATGACAGAAAATGAAGACATTAAAGCGGTAGTTTTACGAGTCAACTCACCTGGTGGAAGCGCTCTTGCATCCGATGTAATTTTAAGAGAGCTTGAATTGTTAAGAAAGAAGAAGCCCTTGGTAGTTTCTATGGGGAACGTGGCTGCAAGTGGGGGCTATTATATAGCTAGTGGCGCTGAAAAAATATTTGCTGAGAAGAATACCATTACTGGTTCAATAGGAGTCTTTGGTATTATTCCAAATATTGGTCAAATGATGGAAAATAAGTTAGGCGTAACTTTCGATGAAGTTGAATTGCACGAGCATGCAGCTATGGGCATTCACAAAAATTTTGATCCTTTAGAAGCAACTAAAATTCAACAAGCTATTGATAAAATTTATATTAGCTTTAAGTCAGTGGTAGCGAAGGGGAGAAAAATGAATGTAGATAGTGTAGAAACCATAGCCCAAGGAAGAGTTTGGAGCGGCATACGCGCTAAAGAGCTCAAGCTTGTAGATGAAATAGGAGGATTAAAAGAAGCTATTTCGTATATAGCAAAATCGAACAATATTGACGAGACAGACTATTACTTTTATAATAAACGTAAAAGTGAATTTGCAATGCTTATGGAAGAGTTTTCAGGAGAGGATACTAGGTCTTCTATTGAAGAAAAATATTTGAAGTCAAAGCTTGGCTCATATGCTAAGTATTACGATATGCTAAAGTCGTTCGAATCAATTCGTGGCGCTCAGATGAGAATGGTTTATCAAATCAATGGACTATAA
- a CDS encoding methylmalonyl-CoA mutase, producing the protein MSTQALFLVKKLTATGTSEKIYIIPPHRNRYLSEISESIRKFNKDVSDQSDIAQRLYALFLAKEEAKKAEDETLVAALDRLYKSLDEKLTVENRKIIEGWQSKVQRYKDEFYVFKVRDKELKIATHTKSLSHLSIPKVSMPKYTAWGDILKWNLQENVPGEFPYTAGVYPFKRENEDPTRMFAGEGSPERTNKRFHYVSLGLPAKRLSTAFDSVTLYGEDPDHRPDIYGKIGNAGVSICCLDDMKKLYSGFDLCEPNCSVSMTINGPAPMLVSFFMNTAIDQQCEKHIKENGLEAEVKEKIAEIYKGKKQPAYTPYESAELPEGNNGLGLMLLGVTGDQVLPKEVYEKIKAETIAKVRGTVQADILKEDQAQNTCIFSTDFALKLMGDVQEYFIQNKIRNFYSVSISGYHIAEAGANPISQLAFTLSNGFTFLEYYVSRGMKIDDFAPNFSFFFSNGVDPEYSVIGRVARRIWAKAVKNLYGGNERSQMLKYHIQTSGRSLHAQEIDFNDIRTTLQALYAIYDNCNSLHTNAYDEAITTPTEESVRRAMAIQMIINHELGLAKNQNPNQGSFIIEELTDLVEEAILMEFDKLTERGGVLGAMETMYQRGKIQEESMHYEMLKHTGEYPIIGVNTFLNSKGSPTVIPGEVIRATENEKQQQIATLQSLHSKYSAEQKAALDNLKLASLQNKNLFNELMEAGKVCSLGQISHALYEVGGQYRRNM; encoded by the coding sequence ATGTCCACACAAGCATTATTTCTAGTAAAGAAACTTACAGCCACTGGCACGAGTGAAAAGATTTATATCATTCCTCCTCATAGAAATCGCTATTTATCTGAAATATCAGAGTCCATCCGAAAGTTTAATAAAGATGTCAGCGATCAATCGGATATAGCACAACGACTATATGCCCTATTTCTAGCTAAAGAAGAGGCTAAGAAAGCAGAGGATGAAACTTTGGTGGCAGCACTAGATAGATTATATAAATCCTTAGATGAAAAGTTAACTGTCGAGAATCGCAAGATTATTGAAGGGTGGCAATCAAAAGTTCAACGATACAAGGATGAATTTTATGTATTCAAAGTTCGTGACAAAGAATTAAAAATAGCTACTCATACCAAGTCTTTATCTCACCTCAGTATCCCTAAGGTGTCTATGCCGAAATACACTGCATGGGGAGATATTTTGAAATGGAATTTGCAAGAAAATGTTCCAGGAGAATTTCCATACACAGCCGGAGTCTATCCATTTAAGCGTGAGAATGAAGACCCTACGCGGATGTTTGCAGGAGAAGGTAGCCCTGAGCGAACCAATAAGCGATTTCATTATGTGTCTCTAGGATTACCAGCGAAGAGATTATCTACTGCATTTGATAGTGTGACACTCTATGGTGAAGATCCTGACCACCGTCCTGATATTTATGGCAAAATAGGCAACGCAGGCGTGAGTATATGCTGCCTTGATGATATGAAAAAACTTTACAGTGGTTTTGACTTATGCGAACCCAACTGTTCGGTTTCTATGACCATCAATGGACCAGCACCTATGTTGGTATCCTTTTTTATGAATACAGCCATAGACCAGCAGTGCGAAAAACATATCAAGGAGAATGGATTGGAGGCTGAGGTAAAAGAGAAGATAGCAGAAATATACAAAGGGAAAAAGCAACCAGCTTATACTCCTTATGAATCTGCTGAATTGCCAGAGGGTAACAATGGACTAGGCCTTATGCTACTCGGAGTAACAGGTGACCAAGTATTGCCTAAAGAAGTTTATGAAAAAATAAAAGCAGAAACCATAGCCAAGGTAAGAGGTACGGTGCAGGCAGATATTCTCAAAGAAGATCAAGCACAGAATACTTGTATTTTCTCTACTGATTTCGCTCTGAAATTGATGGGAGATGTACAAGAATATTTTATTCAAAATAAGATTCGCAATTTTTATTCCGTCTCCATCTCGGGCTATCATATTGCTGAAGCTGGAGCTAATCCTATTTCACAGCTTGCCTTTACGCTTTCCAATGGTTTTACATTTCTAGAATACTACGTATCACGAGGTATGAAAATCGATGATTTTGCTCCGAACTTTTCCTTTTTCTTTTCGAATGGTGTAGATCCGGAGTACTCTGTGATAGGTCGTGTAGCGCGTCGTATATGGGCCAAAGCTGTAAAGAATCTCTATGGAGGAAATGAGCGCAGCCAAATGCTCAAATATCATATTCAAACATCAGGTCGTTCCTTACACGCTCAGGAAATTGATTTTAATGATATTCGCACTACCTTGCAAGCGCTATATGCTATTTATGACAATTGTAATTCTTTACACACCAATGCCTACGATGAAGCGATAACCACACCTACCGAAGAGTCTGTGCGTCGTGCCATGGCTATTCAGATGATTATCAATCACGAATTAGGTTTGGCTAAAAATCAAAACCCCAATCAAGGTTCGTTTATCATAGAAGAGTTGACCGATTTAGTGGAAGAAGCCATCCTCATGGAGTTTGATAAATTGACAGAAAGAGGAGGAGTGCTAGGCGCTATGGAGACTATGTATCAGCGAGGAAAGATTCAAGAAGAATCTATGCACTACGAAATGCTCAAGCATACAGGAGAATATCCTATCATAGGCGTCAATACTTTTCTCAATAGCAAAGGCTCACCCACGGTGATACCGGGAGAAGTTATCCGTGCTACTGAAAATGAAAAGCAGCAACAAATAGCCACTCTTCAATCTCTACATTCTAAATATTCAGCTGAGCAAAAAGCAGCACTCGATAATCTCAAACTCGCCTCGCTACAAAATAAAAATCTCTTCAACGAATTGATGGAAGCAGGCAAGGTTTGCTCCTTAGGGCAAATATCCCATGCACTATATGAAGTGGGCGGACAGTATAGGAGGAATATGTAG
- a CDS encoding DNA translocase FtsK: MIFLLLSFVLFFSFLSYLFSFRMDQSIAIEGWDYIKETEHYKIQNWLNKIGVFLGYFFVDNLFGLAAFIIPINLFLISLNLIFQKRLFSYLKLILYPILFIFICSSFLALIQLVFFRSGNLSLGGNFGNIISGPNSFLHNYIGVLGTLFIWVSCSLAALVWFANLNFDFILKWFEQGKIPKEEKLFSEEKKEKNKSLEKKTYSDTLFEKDNIEFINNEELMINNESPLDKESSPETAKKELEIENTYNKELAKPINEIDTTELTVTPKLEERLVDNVSEIQQKNLENLEPYDPKKDLSAYKYPSIDLLENHGSGTTTIDRNELENNKNQIIETLKNFNISISSIRATVGPTVTLYEITPAPGVRVSTIARLENDIALSLAALGIRIIAPIPGKGTIGIEVPNKKTEIVSMKTAIMSEKFQTTKMELPIALGKNISNEMVVVDLATMPHLLMAGATGKGKSVGINAILVSLLYKKHPAELKFVMVDPKKVELSIYSTIEKHFLAKLPNEEEPIITDVKKVVNTLNSLCIEMDDRYDLLKKAMVRNIKEYNEKFKKRQLNPLHGHRYLPYFVLVIDEYADLIITAGKEVEMPLARIAQLARAIGIHVILATQRPAANILTGLIRANFPTKIAFAVSKAIDSNIIIDTKGAEQLIGRGDMLYSPSGGDIIRLQCPFVDTPEVDKICHHISEQQGYGEAYQLPEYYGDEEHDKEVRFDKNDIDPLFEDAAKEIVIQQIGSISLLQRKLNVGHGRAGRLVDQLEAMGIVGPNRGSKPRDVNFKTLDELQLYLDNLKNSK, from the coding sequence GTGATTTTTCTCTTATTATCTTTCGTTCTCTTCTTTAGTTTTCTATCCTACCTCTTTAGTTTTCGTATGGATCAAAGCATTGCTATCGAGGGCTGGGATTATATCAAGGAGACGGAACACTATAAAATTCAAAACTGGTTAAATAAAATTGGTGTTTTTCTAGGTTATTTTTTCGTAGATAACTTATTCGGGCTGGCTGCATTCATTATTCCTATCAATTTATTTCTCATTAGTCTCAATTTAATTTTTCAAAAAAGGTTGTTTTCTTACTTGAAATTAATCTTATATCCTATACTATTCATTTTTATATGCAGTAGCTTTCTCGCGCTCATTCAACTGGTGTTTTTCAGAAGCGGGAATTTGAGTCTAGGCGGAAATTTTGGCAATATCATCTCAGGACCTAATAGTTTTCTTCATAATTATATTGGAGTTTTAGGCACTCTATTCATTTGGGTTAGCTGCAGTTTAGCTGCTCTTGTTTGGTTTGCTAATCTGAATTTCGACTTTATACTCAAATGGTTCGAACAAGGCAAGATACCGAAGGAAGAGAAACTTTTTTCAGAGGAAAAAAAGGAGAAGAATAAAAGCCTAGAGAAAAAAACCTATAGTGACACTTTATTTGAAAAAGATAATATTGAATTCATTAATAATGAAGAATTAATGATTAATAACGAGAGTCCGTTAGATAAAGAATCTAGCCCTGAAACAGCTAAAAAGGAATTAGAAATTGAAAATACTTACAATAAAGAACTTGCTAAACCTATTAATGAAATCGACACTACCGAATTGACTGTAACGCCAAAGTTGGAAGAGAGATTAGTAGATAACGTTTCTGAGATTCAACAAAAGAACCTAGAGAATTTAGAACCATATGATCCTAAAAAAGATTTATCTGCTTATAAATATCCGAGTATTGACTTACTAGAAAACCATGGCTCTGGAACGACTACGATAGATAGAAATGAGTTAGAAAACAACAAAAACCAAATCATAGAAACGCTCAAAAATTTTAATATATCCATCAGTTCCATTCGAGCCACCGTAGGACCTACTGTCACCCTATATGAAATTACACCTGCACCAGGGGTGCGCGTTTCCACGATCGCTCGACTCGAAAACGACATTGCCTTATCTCTTGCAGCCCTTGGGATTCGTATCATAGCTCCTATACCAGGTAAAGGGACTATAGGGATAGAAGTACCGAATAAAAAGACAGAAATCGTCAGTATGAAAACGGCTATCATGTCGGAAAAATTTCAGACAACTAAAATGGAATTACCGATAGCACTCGGTAAAAATATTTCTAACGAAATGGTTGTGGTAGATTTAGCTACCATGCCACACCTTTTGATGGCTGGAGCTACTGGCAAAGGAAAATCTGTAGGTATTAATGCTATTTTAGTCTCACTGCTTTACAAAAAACATCCTGCCGAACTAAAATTCGTCATGGTAGATCCTAAAAAAGTAGAGTTGAGTATATATAGCACAATAGAAAAACATTTTCTAGCTAAACTTCCAAATGAAGAGGAGCCAATTATTACAGATGTCAAAAAGGTGGTCAATACCTTAAACTCATTATGCATAGAAATGGATGACAGGTATGACCTACTCAAGAAAGCCATGGTTAGAAATATCAAAGAATACAATGAAAAATTCAAAAAACGTCAACTCAATCCATTGCATGGTCATCGCTATTTGCCTTATTTTGTATTAGTTATCGATGAATATGCCGATTTGATTATTACTGCTGGCAAAGAAGTAGAAATGCCCTTGGCCAGAATAGCACAGTTAGCTCGAGCCATAGGTATTCATGTCATTCTTGCCACCCAGAGACCAGCTGCGAATATACTCACAGGATTAATACGAGCAAATTTTCCTACAAAAATAGCTTTTGCAGTCTCGAAAGCAATAGATAGTAATATCATCATTGATACCAAAGGTGCGGAACAACTCATAGGACGGGGTGATATGCTCTATAGCCCATCTGGTGGAGATATCATACGATTACAATGCCCATTTGTAGACACTCCAGAAGTAGATAAGATATGCCATCATATTAGTGAACAACAAGGCTATGGAGAGGCTTACCAGCTGCCAGAGTATTATGGGGATGAAGAGCATGATAAAGAGGTTAGATTCGATAAAAATGACATTGACCCACTTTTCGAGGATGCTGCAAAAGAAATAGTCATTCAACAAATAGGGTCCATTTCTCTACTTCAAAGAAAATTAAACGTAGGTCATGGAAGGGCTGGAAGGCTGGTAGATCAGTTAGAAGCCATGGGCATAGTAGGGCCAAACAGAGGTAGTAAGCCCCGTGATGTTAACTTCAAAACTCTCGATGAGCTCCAACTTTATCTAGATAATTTGAAAAATTCCAAATAA
- a CDS encoding PorT family protein: MSTKILFLVFLMQTINLCSQDPVKKSIFFGGRLGLSTMYVTESAGSLKADYDNRTGINTALFFEFELGKHFSFQPELNFTNKGYKFNQGQSVNVKLNYLELPLILKPKIPLGENFEIYGDIGPSFSLGLGGEAIVNNRAYGDLFGDGGYRSFDLGLNYGGGFNVKLSSGYKFGLGIRFFKGLSELYPPNSGGSSGFGSVSGRNNGFIVGFSLMNNL; encoded by the coding sequence ATGAGTACAAAAATTTTATTTTTAGTTTTTTTGATGCAGACAATAAACCTATGTTCACAAGACCCTGTTAAGAAGTCTATTTTTTTTGGTGGTAGGTTGGGATTGTCAACAATGTATGTTACGGAATCTGCTGGTAGTTTGAAGGCAGACTACGATAATAGAACTGGTATAAATACAGCTTTATTTTTTGAATTTGAACTTGGCAAGCATTTTAGCTTTCAGCCAGAATTGAATTTTACAAACAAAGGTTATAAATTTAATCAAGGTCAATCGGTTAATGTAAAACTAAATTATCTGGAGTTACCTTTAATTTTAAAACCTAAGATTCCCCTAGGTGAAAATTTTGAAATCTATGGAGACATAGGCCCATCTTTCTCACTTGGTCTTGGTGGAGAAGCTATAGTAAATAACAGAGCCTATGGAGACCTGTTTGGTGATGGCGGATATAGAAGTTTTGATCTCGGTTTGAACTATGGTGGGGGATTTAATGTAAAACTAAGTTCTGGGTACAAATTTGGATTAGGCATACGTTTTTTCAAAGGACTTAGCGAACTATATCCACCAAACAGCGGTGGTTCATCTGGATTCGGTAGTGTTTCAGGCAGAAACAACGGGTTTATTGTTGGTTTTAGTTTAATGAACAACCTATAG
- the folK gene encoding 2-amino-4-hydroxy-6-hydroxymethyldihydropteridine diphosphokinase, with the protein MAVIHLLLGSNIGNRMKQLEKAREQVESKIGKILKKSKIYETQPWGENEQDEFLNQALEVETKLKPKKVLEKIAEIEKLMEREETYKWGPREIDIDILMYEDEMICEMDLTIPHPFLHERRFTLIPLSEIAPELYHPIMGATILDLLLDCEDTLEVNEYKGK; encoded by the coding sequence ATGGCAGTCATACACCTTTTATTAGGCAGCAACATAGGCAATAGAATGAAGCAGCTAGAGAAAGCTCGTGAGCAGGTCGAATCAAAGATTGGCAAAATATTAAAAAAATCTAAAATATATGAAACGCAGCCTTGGGGAGAGAATGAGCAAGATGAATTTTTAAATCAAGCATTAGAAGTAGAGACCAAATTAAAACCAAAAAAGGTTTTAGAAAAAATAGCGGAAATTGAGAAATTGATGGAGCGCGAGGAAACCTATAAATGGGGACCACGAGAAATAGATATAGATATACTGATGTATGAGGATGAAATGATTTGTGAAATGGATTTGACAATTCCACATCCTTTTCTACATGAACGAAGATTTACGTTAATCCCTCTGTCTGAAATAGCCCCTGAGCTCTATCATCCCATCATGGGAGCTACGATACTAGACTTGTTATTAGATTGTGAAGACACACTTGAGGTCAACGAATATAAAGGAAAATAA
- a CDS encoding WbqC family protein encodes MSEVFPLYYFGNIAYWKTILSENEIVLSTKQVIPKKSYANRTIILMANGLQTMSVPLIGGRGSKVPFDEIEISYGENWISKHKMTLQSAYSKSPFYEFYMPYFESILNSKPIKLLDLNKKIFLEIIRILKLQNIVMESEFISTIKFTPNEFETQLSVYPQVFRYKYAFQPDLSILDLLFCLGPNSKDYLSQ; translated from the coding sequence TTGTCAGAAGTTTTCCCACTCTACTATTTTGGTAATATTGCATACTGGAAGACCATTCTTTCCGAGAATGAAATAGTTCTTTCAACTAAACAAGTTATACCCAAAAAGTCTTATGCAAATCGTACGATAATACTAATGGCTAATGGATTGCAAACCATGTCTGTTCCGCTAATAGGAGGAAGAGGAAGTAAAGTGCCATTTGATGAAATCGAAATTTCTTATGGAGAGAATTGGATATCTAAGCATAAAATGACACTTCAATCTGCCTATTCAAAAAGTCCATTTTATGAATTTTATATGCCTTATTTTGAGAGTATACTTAATTCCAAACCAATAAAGCTATTGGATTTAAATAAGAAGATATTTTTAGAAATTATTCGGATATTGAAATTACAAAACATAGTTATGGAATCTGAATTTATTTCAACTATAAAATTTACCCCAAATGAGTTTGAAACACAGTTGTCAGTATACCCTCAAGTCTTTCGATATAAGTACGCATTTCAACCTGATTTATCTATTTTAGATTTGCTTTTTTGTCTAGGTCCAAATTCAAAAGATTACCTTTCACAATAG
- a CDS encoding trypsin-like serine protease translates to MKQFLFILVFSPLFIQAQFGNKSLPPESWNRDGKWSAIATKEVKADAVEIERLKEIKHASYICASAIPAQIHFSDFTLSEILPNHDKVYRLMIKSKDALGMMLLFENFKLQNGAKLWLYNKERTHFAGLYSDKDNYQSNGEFLTSHVLGSEIVVEYVEPASIQTSDFSITKVYHYFRGLKSSNGNGFGSAASCMINSGCPEGNAKPAARDATCRIRVTGSSFSGFCTGTLVNNTSEDKTPYILTANHCSAKSSLLDLVNWEFDFLYQSDSCSNQPSEPSPITFKGCTAPAYSGTDNGEFSSDFLLLRLNSTLSTAVHDFTFQGWDRSESTHFGNYCYHHPKGDIKKVSTSNDWAVLASYGGNVLNTHFSMKWTSTVGGRSVTDEGSSGSALINSNGLLIGTLTGGSALCTNLDGTDFYGRLFMHWDKFGTANDRRLKPWLDPGNTGATTVRCVKLSGAPASISSNEDAEKLVYNFNGNDLNLTWFDSGYDVSLFNSVGQKITTSASDNKNLTLNFSSLPKGLYFIEVHKETNREVIKISW, encoded by the coding sequence ATGAAGCAGTTTTTATTTATATTAGTTTTTAGTCCTTTATTTATTCAAGCTCAGTTTGGGAATAAGAGTCTACCTCCTGAGAGCTGGAATAGAGATGGGAAATGGTCTGCAATAGCTACGAAAGAAGTCAAGGCAGATGCAGTCGAAATAGAGCGATTAAAGGAAATAAAACATGCTTCTTATATCTGTGCTTCCGCTATCCCTGCCCAGATTCATTTCTCAGATTTCACCCTTTCTGAAATATTGCCAAACCATGATAAGGTCTACCGATTGATGATTAAGTCTAAGGATGCTTTAGGCATGATGCTGTTATTTGAAAATTTCAAACTACAAAATGGAGCCAAGCTCTGGTTGTATAACAAAGAAAGAACACATTTCGCAGGATTGTATTCTGATAAAGACAATTATCAGTCCAATGGAGAGTTTTTGACTTCACATGTATTGGGTAGTGAAATTGTAGTCGAATATGTAGAACCAGCCTCTATTCAAACTAGTGATTTTTCAATTACCAAGGTATATCATTATTTTAGAGGATTGAAAAGTAGTAATGGCAACGGATTCGGGTCTGCGGCTTCATGTATGATTAATTCTGGCTGCCCAGAAGGAAATGCAAAACCTGCAGCTCGCGACGCAACATGTCGGATCCGTGTAACTGGCTCAAGTTTTTCAGGATTCTGCACGGGAACTTTGGTTAATAATACATCGGAAGATAAAACCCCTTACATTTTAACGGCTAATCACTGCAGTGCGAAAAGTAGCTTGTTAGATTTAGTTAATTGGGAGTTCGATTTTCTTTATCAATCTGATTCCTGTTCTAATCAACCTTCTGAGCCTAGTCCAATAACTTTTAAGGGCTGTACTGCTCCTGCATATTCTGGCACGGATAACGGAGAATTCTCTTCTGATTTTTTACTATTAAGATTGAATTCTACCTTATCCACTGCTGTGCATGATTTTACATTTCAAGGATGGGATAGATCAGAATCTACTCATTTCGGAAATTACTGCTATCATCACCCAAAAGGCGATATTAAAAAAGTAAGTACATCCAATGATTGGGCAGTTTTGGCAAGCTATGGGGGCAATGTTCTTAATACTCATTTTTCAATGAAGTGGACATCAACGGTTGGCGGTCGTTCAGTTACAGATGAGGGTTCTTCTGGTTCTGCCTTGATTAATAGCAATGGTCTTCTTATAGGAACCTTGACTGGTGGGTCTGCTTTATGTACTAACCTAGATGGAACAGACTTTTATGGTCGACTATTCATGCATTGGGATAAATTTGGGACAGCTAATGATAGAAGATTAAAACCCTGGTTAGACCCTGGAAATACGGGTGCTACTACTGTCCGTTGTGTTAAATTGTCAGGTGCTCCTGCTTCAATATCGTCCAACGAAGATGCTGAAAAATTAGTATATAATTTCAATGGTAATGATTTAAATTTGACATGGTTCGATAGTGGGTATGATGTAAGTCTCTTTAATTCTGTCGGTCAAAAAATTACTACAAGTGCATCGGATAACAAGAACTTAACACTTAACTTCTCGAGTTTGCCAAAAGGACTTTATTTTATTGAAGTACATAAAGAAACTAATAGAGAAGTGATAAAAATTAGTTGGTAG